TTAATTAAGGCGCTGGTGTCTAGATAATAGGTCGTCATGCTTCATCTCGTTCGGCAATGATGACATCCGATAATGAACCGGCCAGGCCATAAGCGTCAGCAACTTCGCGCCTATCTTTATCAGAAATTAGCGCAGGCTCACGTTCACGGATGATAGCTGGCTGCACCAACCCGGCCTGTACCAGGATTTGATACGCTTTTTCCGCATCGCGTTTGCTCTCATCTCCTGCCTCTATAATCTGAATTTCAAGTCGCGTGTGTTCTGGGAAATTCAAGGGAGACAACGGCCTTAACATCCCTTTTTCATACACAACAGCAATGCTTCTTTCCATTCCGCAACCTCCATCAAGCCTATTTTCTGACTATTATAACCGGTTTTACTTGATCACTTATGTCGGCCGCAGCCAGAAAACCTGGTACGGGTGTAAGGTGAGGGAGAGATAACGGCCGTTACCCCCCACCTCTCTCCCCCCAACCACATCCCACAACGGCCTGGTT
Above is a genomic segment from Candidatus Leptovillus gracilis containing:
- a CDS encoding antitoxin family protein, whose product is MERSIAVVYEKGMLRPLSPLNFPEHTRLEIQIIEAGDESKRDAEKAYQILVQAGLVQPAIIREREPALISDKDRREVADAYGLAGSLSDVIIAERDEA